A part of Silvimonas soli genomic DNA contains:
- a CDS encoding porin, producing MQRYALIHALQILEHLFLQTNQRVEMKKDKAVMAATLAVAFLAPCVMADVTIYGSLREDVEYDHFGDIGHSLPTGTVSGEARLVDSSSRIGFRGTDKWDNGWSTVWQIENGIGAAANPAPASTNGSNPKQMGGGVWGNRNSFIGFSSPEFGTFRAGNYDSAYKNALTISKLTPMFDDLLDSIDFKGSHGTFSQLSTRLNDSLSWDSAVWSGFQVRADTGLDGTPDSKGHAPIYDVSGLYNNGGFNASLAYQYAKNRTFQQVSGISTADNNGSNTTGGANVAGYQLAASYKFGFGLGLGAGWEHISNNTPTGDSSWNNYVFSGDYWFNPKLQVRGLYSRSNSVLGISGLTGQQGSLSAVYSLSKRTRWYTSIVGLKNGGDISKISADNYTFQNNSKSITAKNDQTSYTALTGVRTDF from the coding sequence ATGCAGCGTTACGCATTGATTCACGCACTGCAGATACTGGAGCATCTGTTTTTACAAACAAATCAGAGAGTCGAGATGAAAAAAGACAAAGCTGTAATGGCTGCCACATTGGCAGTTGCGTTTCTTGCGCCATGTGTAATGGCAGACGTCACCATTTATGGTTCCCTGCGTGAAGATGTTGAATATGATCACTTTGGGGATATTGGTCATTCCCTGCCGACTGGAACTGTAAGTGGCGAAGCGCGTCTGGTCGATTCATCCTCGCGCATTGGCTTTCGCGGCACAGATAAATGGGATAATGGCTGGAGCACCGTCTGGCAAATCGAAAATGGCATCGGGGCCGCTGCCAATCCCGCTCCTGCCTCAACCAACGGCAGCAACCCAAAACAAATGGGTGGCGGGGTTTGGGGTAATCGCAATAGCTTCATCGGATTCAGTAGCCCGGAATTCGGCACCTTTCGCGCTGGTAACTACGACAGTGCCTACAAAAATGCGCTGACCATTTCCAAATTGACACCAATGTTCGACGATTTGCTCGATTCAATCGACTTCAAAGGCAGCCACGGTACGTTCAGTCAATTATCAACGCGCCTGAATGACAGCTTGTCCTGGGATTCCGCAGTATGGAGTGGCTTCCAGGTTCGCGCTGATACGGGTCTGGACGGCACACCGGATTCCAAAGGCCATGCTCCAATCTACGATGTGTCAGGGCTATATAACAATGGCGGCTTCAACGCTTCGCTGGCCTACCAATACGCCAAAAACCGGACCTTCCAGCAGGTCAGCGGTATTTCCACCGCGGACAATAACGGCAGCAACACCACCGGTGGTGCCAACGTTGCAGGGTATCAGTTAGCTGCAAGTTACAAGTTCGGGTTCGGTCTGGGTTTGGGTGCGGGTTGGGAACATATCTCCAACAATACCCCAACGGGTGACAGCAGCTGGAATAACTACGTGTTCAGCGGCGACTACTGGTTCAATCCGAAACTTCAGGTTCGTGGTCTGTACAGCCGCTCCAATAGCGTGCTGGGTATTTCCGGCCTGACCGGGCAACAAGGCTCATTGAGTGCAGTGTATTCACTGAGCAAACGAACCCGTTGGTATACCTCGATTGTTGGCCTGAAAAATGGCGGCGACATATCCAAAATCAGTGCTGACAACTATACCTTCCAGAATAACTCCAAATCGATTACCGCCAAAAACGACCAAACGTCTTACACTGCTTTAACCGGTGTCCGTACTGATTTCTAA
- a CDS encoding porin: MLFKRKLFYITMLGCFYASAPAFADQISDLKAEIAAQKKQSADQQAKLDALEKKLDATIQSQQQAAPAVSQRSQDKPSLALTTDQEGVKIKSDDSALMLYNNGTSSLRIYGLVEGTLSYANHQTESGGNATGYQTAWFSGNRLGFDASHALGFGESLGMPDLKVISKLETEFELPTGNMDTENVLFNRDAWMGVYSDSLGKITLGRQNTLTRDFTQNWGDPYGSASTTLKEGGYSNVNNFKQLIFYSGGPDGTRSNSAIEWKKRFGDHIVAGLGYTFGSGGSGGSGDVGNGGSTPGDFTKGTGQAASIAYNKLQLGDAVVNANVSYDRANINELIHQSELVGGNIAYGRFRVNAGYLHYTAQQGDNNSAGTRSDNAWTISGTYTFGPTEYALGYQQTRGTHSGLNAAGKVINPYGNTEGVTATADGGKNAVYGSIMYHADKQFDLYVAADYFTTTGDWVLGDAQGNGMLYGTGQAYKGTVEVATGARYKF, from the coding sequence ATGCTGTTCAAGAGAAAATTGTTCTATATAACGATGCTTGGCTGTTTTTATGCTTCGGCACCAGCTTTTGCCGATCAGATTTCCGATTTGAAAGCTGAAATTGCCGCGCAAAAGAAACAGTCGGCTGATCAGCAGGCCAAACTGGACGCGCTGGAAAAGAAACTGGATGCCACCATTCAGTCACAGCAGCAAGCTGCTCCGGCTGTTTCCCAGAGAAGCCAGGACAAGCCTTCGTTAGCCCTGACAACCGACCAGGAAGGGGTAAAGATCAAGTCCGATGATTCCGCACTGATGCTTTACAACAATGGCACCTCCAGTCTGCGTATTTATGGATTGGTTGAAGGTACGCTGAGCTATGCCAATCACCAGACTGAATCAGGTGGCAACGCAACGGGGTATCAAACGGCGTGGTTCAGTGGTAACCGGCTGGGCTTTGATGCCAGTCACGCTTTGGGTTTTGGCGAAAGTCTGGGCATGCCGGATTTGAAAGTCATCTCCAAACTTGAAACCGAATTCGAACTCCCAACCGGTAATATGGATACGGAGAACGTGCTGTTTAATCGCGACGCGTGGATGGGGGTGTATAGCGATAGTCTGGGTAAGATCACATTGGGTCGGCAAAATACTTTGACCCGCGACTTTACCCAGAACTGGGGCGATCCATATGGCTCAGCCAGCACGACGCTGAAAGAAGGCGGCTATAGTAACGTCAATAATTTCAAACAATTGATTTTCTATTCCGGCGGACCAGACGGTACGCGTTCGAATAGCGCCATTGAATGGAAAAAGCGCTTTGGTGATCATATTGTTGCGGGCCTGGGTTATACCTTTGGTTCGGGCGGTTCCGGCGGCAGCGGGGATGTTGGAAACGGTGGTTCAACACCGGGCGATTTTACCAAGGGTACTGGTCAGGCCGCCTCCATTGCATATAACAAATTGCAACTGGGCGATGCCGTTGTCAACGCCAACGTCTCCTATGATCGGGCCAATATCAACGAATTGATTCATCAATCCGAACTGGTCGGGGGCAATATTGCCTATGGTCGTTTCCGCGTAAACGCTGGTTACCTTCACTACACCGCGCAGCAAGGTGATAACAATAGTGCCGGGACGCGTTCTGATAACGCCTGGACAATTTCGGGTACTTACACTTTTGGCCCGACAGAATATGCACTGGGCTACCAGCAAACCCGTGGCACGCATTCCGGCCTGAATGCAGCTGGTAAGGTCATTAACCCGTACGGTAATACCGAAGGGGTGACTGCGACGGCCGATGGTGGCAAGAACGCCGTTTATGGCTCAATCATGTACCACGCCGACAAACAGTTTGATCTCTATGTGGCGGCGGATTACTTCACCACCACGGGCGATTGGGTTCTGGGCGATGCACAGGGCAACGGCATGTTGTACGGAACCGGGCAGGCATATAAAGGCACTGTAGAAGTGGCAACCGGTGCTCGTTACAAGTTCTAG
- a CDS encoding fumarylacetoacetate hydrolase family protein, which yields MKLLRYGPIGQEKPAALDARGVIRDLSMLLPDLTGKQLDAVTLNALTAIDLTRLPSVPADVRIGCPVNGVGKIICVGLNYADHARESGLEPPPEPVLFMKPSSSIIGPNDNVVIPRGSVKTDWEVELGVVIGSTASYVEEADALNYVAGYVVINDVSEREFQLERAGQWDKGKGCDTFSPIGPWLVTRDEISDPHVLPLWLEVNGKRVQNSSTNQFIFGIPKLVSYISQFMTLYPGDVISTGTPPGVGLGQKPEPWYLKPGDSMRLGIDGLGVQQQLCQAWARSSQVFLG from the coding sequence ATGAAATTGCTGCGTTACGGCCCAATCGGCCAGGAAAAACCCGCCGCACTGGATGCGCGAGGTGTTATTCGCGATCTATCCATGCTGTTGCCCGATCTCACCGGCAAGCAACTGGACGCCGTCACCTTGAACGCGCTGACGGCGATTGACTTGACGCGTTTGCCGTCAGTCCCGGCGGACGTGCGCATCGGTTGCCCGGTGAACGGTGTTGGCAAGATTATTTGCGTAGGCTTGAACTACGCCGACCACGCCCGCGAATCGGGGTTGGAACCGCCGCCAGAACCAGTGCTGTTTATGAAGCCGTCCAGTTCCATCATCGGCCCCAACGACAACGTGGTAATTCCACGCGGCTCAGTCAAAACCGATTGGGAAGTGGAACTGGGCGTGGTCATTGGCAGCACCGCCAGCTACGTCGAAGAAGCCGACGCGCTGAACTACGTTGCCGGATACGTGGTGATCAACGATGTATCTGAACGCGAATTTCAGCTGGAACGCGCTGGTCAGTGGGATAAAGGCAAGGGTTGCGACACCTTTTCGCCCATCGGCCCGTGGCTGGTGACGCGAGATGAGATTTCCGATCCGCATGTATTGCCGTTGTGGCTAGAGGTCAATGGCAAACGCGTGCAAAACAGCAGCACCAACCAGTTCATCTTTGGCATTCCCAAACTGGTGTCGTACATCAGCCAGTTCATGACGCTCTATCCCGGCGACGTCATTAGCACCGGCACGCCGCCCGGCGTAGGTCTGGGGCAAAAGCCCGAGCCGTGGTATCTCAAACCGGGCGACAGCATGCGCCTTGGAATTGACGGCCTGGGCGTGCAGCAGCAGCTTTGCCAGGCTTGGGCACGCTCTAGCCAAGTGTTCTTGGGTTAG
- a CDS encoding mandelate racemase/muconate lactonizing enzyme family protein, whose translation MPTITQIHLHQVNLPPKTTRSDAIQSFVTQETPIVRIVCDDGSEGIGYSYTIGTGGSSVMALLKDHLGPRLIGKSPVEIESIWRDLFFHTHATAVGAITSLALAAIDTALWDWRARQSSLPLWRLLGGAKPNIPVYTTEGGWLQLPTETLVEQTVAAQEAGFKGAKVKVGKPHLSEDVARLTAIREAVGAAFELMVDANQAFHLSEALRRADALAPIGLAWLEEPLPADDIAGHTRLNSHSRIPIAVGESLYSPGQFADYVRHDACSIIQVDVARVGGITPWLKVAHMAECHNIAVCPHFLMELHVSLCCAVPNATWLEYIPQLEDLTTSAIAIEQGHALPPEDAGLGIRWDWTAIEARSVAHFVIK comes from the coding sequence ATGCCCACTATCACCCAAATCCACCTCCACCAAGTCAACCTCCCCCCCAAAACCACCCGCAGTGACGCCATCCAGTCCTTCGTCACGCAGGAAACCCCCATCGTGCGCATCGTGTGCGATGACGGCAGCGAGGGCATTGGCTACAGCTATACGATAGGCACAGGTGGGTCATCGGTGATGGCGCTACTGAAAGATCACTTGGGCCCGCGGCTAATTGGCAAAAGCCCGGTAGAAATCGAATCCATATGGCGTGATCTGTTCTTTCATACTCACGCCACGGCGGTCGGCGCAATCACCAGTCTGGCACTGGCCGCTATCGATACCGCATTGTGGGATTGGCGCGCCAGACAAAGCAGCCTGCCGTTGTGGCGATTGCTGGGCGGAGCGAAGCCCAATATCCCGGTGTACACCACCGAAGGCGGCTGGTTGCAGTTGCCCACCGAGACGCTGGTTGAACAAACTGTTGCGGCCCAAGAAGCGGGCTTCAAGGGCGCCAAAGTCAAAGTCGGCAAACCGCATTTATCGGAAGACGTCGCCCGCCTCACCGCCATACGCGAAGCCGTTGGCGCGGCGTTTGAGTTGATGGTCGATGCCAACCAGGCGTTTCATTTATCCGAAGCTTTGCGCCGGGCCGACGCCCTCGCACCCATCGGCTTGGCCTGGCTGGAAGAACCTTTACCCGCTGACGATATTGCTGGCCACACCCGCTTGAATTCCCACAGCCGCATTCCCATTGCAGTGGGCGAATCGCTCTATAGCCCGGGCCAGTTTGCCGACTATGTGCGCCACGATGCATGTTCCATCATTCAGGTCGATGTTGCCCGCGTGGGCGGCATTACACCCTGGCTGAAAGTCGCGCATATGGCCGAATGCCACAACATCGCCGTTTGCCCGCATTTCTTGATGGAACTGCATGTGAGCCTGTGTTGTGCCGTGCCTAATGCCACCTGGCTGGAATACATTCCGCAACTGGAAGACCTGACCACCTCAGCCATCGCTATCGAGCAAGGCCACGCACTGCCGCCCGAAGATGCAGGATTAGGTATCCGCTGGGATTGGACCGCCATTGAAGCGCGCAGCGTGGCCCACTTCGTCATCAAATAA
- a CDS encoding L-rhamnose mutarotase produces the protein MQRMGMVIGIKPDKIAEYKQLHAEVWPEIIAGLTAANVKNYSIFLREPENLLFGYWEYHGTDFAADMQSIADQEVTRRWWALCAPCQVPLASRADGEHWAMAEMVFHMD, from the coding sequence ATGCAACGCATGGGAATGGTGATTGGCATCAAGCCGGACAAGATTGCCGAATACAAACAGCTGCACGCTGAAGTCTGGCCCGAAATCATCGCCGGACTAACAGCCGCCAATGTGAAGAACTACAGCATCTTTTTGCGCGAGCCGGAGAATTTGCTGTTTGGTTATTGGGAATACCACGGGACGGATTTTGCTGCGGATATGCAGTCGATTGCGGATCAGGAAGTGACGCGGCGCTGGTGGGCCTTGTGCGCGCCGTGCCAGGTGCCTTTAGCCAGTCGAGCGGATGGGGAGCATTGGGCGATGGCGGAGATGGTGTTTCATATGGATTAG
- a CDS encoding carbohydrate ABC transporter permease: MTQIAHTMENQHPLGRSLKTASPAGQFAPLQDEGDLPEPWFPAALALRWSVRIGVFIAMCMILLPGLWVMLNAFRTNGAILARDSLFLASSYTLDNFRNIFGLGDVTEIPVKAYFMNSVIISVTSTVIAIMIGLAGGYAFARYKFRYKKYLFVGLMLSRAVPGIALSLPVFIIWSWLGLIDTKVGTILVYVAMNVPFSVWLIDGFFRQIPRELAEAAEIDGCTRWQAFWQVEFPMAKSGIASAAIFAFLTSWNEFALASQLTRTTDTKTLPVGLMDFTSQFTINWAGMCALAVVIIIPALILTFIVQKHLIAGLTFGGVKG; the protein is encoded by the coding sequence ATGACCCAAATTGCGCACACCATGGAAAACCAGCATCCACTTGGCCGTAGCCTGAAAACAGCATCACCAGCTGGCCAGTTTGCGCCTTTGCAAGATGAAGGCGATCTGCCCGAACCCTGGTTCCCCGCTGCTTTGGCGTTGCGCTGGAGCGTGCGGATCGGCGTGTTCATCGCCATGTGCATGATCCTGCTGCCTGGGCTGTGGGTGATGCTGAACGCCTTTCGCACCAACGGCGCAATTCTGGCGCGGGACAGTTTGTTTCTGGCATCGAGCTACACGCTGGATAACTTTCGCAATATCTTCGGCCTGGGCGATGTAACGGAAATCCCGGTCAAAGCGTATTTCATGAACTCGGTGATTATCTCGGTGACCAGCACTGTCATCGCCATCATGATCGGGCTGGCCGGTGGTTACGCCTTTGCCCGCTACAAATTCCGCTACAAGAAATACCTGTTTGTCGGCCTGATGCTCAGCCGTGCCGTGCCGGGCATTGCGTTGTCATTGCCCGTGTTCATCATCTGGTCCTGGCTGGGGCTGATCGACACCAAAGTCGGTACGATTCTGGTGTACGTGGCCATGAACGTACCGTTCTCGGTTTGGCTGATTGATGGCTTCTTCCGCCAGATTCCGCGCGAACTGGCCGAAGCCGCCGAGATTGACGGTTGCACCCGCTGGCAAGCGTTCTGGCAGGTGGAGTTCCCCATGGCCAAATCCGGCATCGCCTCCGCTGCCATCTTTGCCTTTCTCACCTCCTGGAACGAATTCGCGCTGGCCTCGCAACTGACACGCACCACCGACACCAAAACCTTGCCGGTGGGGCTGATGGACTTCACCTCGCAATTCACCATCAACTGGGCGGGCATGTGCGCGCTGGCGGTGGTCATCATCATCCCCGCGTTGATCCTGACCTTTATCGTGCAAAAGCATCTGATCGCCGGGCTGACGTTTGGCGGGGTGAAGGGTTAG
- a CDS encoding carbohydrate ABC transporter permease, producing the protein MMSLRKLPPEARLLIPSFLVIGLVVALPLVFSLYTSFTAYRLVRPETIWNFIWFKNYIRLFESVDFWWAFGRTVLFLTVVLNLEMLFGLGLALLINQVTRGQRLLRTIMMFPMMFSPILVGFQFKFMFNDNIGIVNHILQDWFGITQAIGWLVDAKLAFFSLAVAEIWNSTAVFAILLLAGLMAMPQDPLEAARVDGCTPIQAFRHVTLPFLMPFVYIAMTIRSLDVGRAFDIVKIMTNGGPAGRTELIWTLSARAGYEDARMGYANAMSYVAVLLSILFTVHFFRKLNASRQYLNEVDA; encoded by the coding sequence ATGATGTCATTGCGAAAACTACCTCCTGAAGCGCGCTTGCTGATCCCCTCGTTCCTGGTGATCGGCTTGGTGGTCGCCCTGCCACTGGTGTTCTCGCTCTATACCAGTTTCACCGCCTACCGCCTGGTGCGCCCGGAAACCATCTGGAACTTCATCTGGTTCAAGAACTACATCCGTCTGTTTGAATCCGTTGATTTCTGGTGGGCATTCGGGCGCACGGTATTGTTTCTGACGGTGGTGCTGAATCTGGAAATGCTGTTCGGGCTGGGCTTGGCGTTGCTCATCAACCAGGTCACGCGCGGGCAGCGTTTGCTGCGCACCATCATGATGTTTCCGATGATGTTCTCGCCGATCCTGGTGGGCTTTCAATTCAAGTTCATGTTCAACGACAACATCGGCATCGTGAATCACATTCTGCAGGATTGGTTCGGCATCACGCAGGCCATTGGCTGGCTGGTCGATGCCAAGCTGGCATTTTTCTCGCTGGCGGTGGCAGAAATCTGGAACTCCACGGCCGTGTTTGCGATTTTGCTGCTGGCCGGTTTGATGGCGATGCCGCAAGACCCGCTCGAAGCCGCCCGCGTGGATGGCTGCACGCCCATCCAGGCCTTCCGCCACGTGACCCTGCCGTTTCTGATGCCATTTGTGTATATCGCCATGACCATCCGCTCGCTAGATGTCGGGCGCGCGTTTGATATCGTCAAGATCATGACCAATGGCGGCCCGGCCGGGCGTACCGAGTTGATCTGGACCCTCTCCGCCCGCGCCGGTTATGAAGATGCGCGCATGGGTTACGCCAATGCGATGTCCTACGTGGCAGTGCTGTTATCGATCCTGTTTACCGTGCATTTTTTCCGCAAGCTCAACGCCTCGCGGCAGTACCTGAACGAAGTGGATGCCTGA
- a CDS encoding ABC transporter substrate-binding protein — protein MKNYRFMPSLTLVSLVALAFALPAQAGPYDGYTLRVKLIGGEQYEPLYTLIPEWEKKTGAKVQILSSKSHFELDRELKQDIASGKIDYCLYSSHTNFAAQYTSITRDLKGLVPPDFIAKFSPRVIQQSTIKGKLLEIPRHSDISELYYNKKAYDDPANKAAYKAKFGKDLAPPQTWDEVAQQAKFFAKPPAFYGTQFAGKDEAITGRFYEMLVANGGQLFDKNMKPTFNSPAGVKSLNWFVDMYKSGAVPKGSPNYVWDDLGNGFASGTVALDLDWGGWASFFNDPKSSKIAGDVGIVRAPKGSSGKRTGWSGSHSFSLTNSCDNPKVAADFLMFLTSLDAQMLEARRGLMPTRLDAQQAAAAEFKAKNETYLLDVFNTFSAGMREDSFTPPLIPEWIEASNVIWPELQKAIVGDKTSKQALDDAAKKVEALMDDAGYYK, from the coding sequence ATGAAGAACTATCGTTTCATGCCGTCGCTGACCCTTGTTTCGCTGGTGGCACTGGCATTTGCTTTACCGGCGCAAGCTGGCCCGTACGATGGCTACACATTGCGCGTCAAACTGATTGGCGGCGAGCAATACGAACCGCTATACACCCTGATTCCGGAATGGGAAAAGAAAACCGGCGCCAAGGTGCAGATTCTTTCCAGCAAAAGCCACTTTGAACTGGATCGCGAACTCAAACAGGATATTGCCTCGGGCAAGATCGATTACTGTTTGTATTCCAGCCACACCAACTTTGCCGCGCAATACACCAGCATCACGCGCGATCTGAAAGGCCTGGTGCCACCGGACTTCATCGCCAAATTCTCGCCACGGGTGATCCAGCAATCCACCATCAAGGGCAAGCTGCTGGAGATTCCGCGCCATTCGGATATCAGCGAGCTGTATTACAACAAGAAAGCCTATGACGATCCGGCCAACAAAGCCGCTTACAAGGCCAAGTTCGGCAAAGACCTCGCCCCGCCGCAAACCTGGGACGAAGTGGCTCAACAGGCCAAATTCTTTGCCAAACCGCCAGCGTTTTACGGCACCCAGTTTGCCGGTAAAGACGAAGCCATTACCGGGCGTTTCTACGAAATGCTGGTGGCCAATGGTGGCCAGTTGTTCGACAAAAACATGAAGCCCACTTTCAACAGCCCGGCTGGCGTGAAATCGCTGAACTGGTTTGTCGACATGTATAAATCCGGCGCCGTACCAAAGGGTTCACCCAACTATGTATGGGACGACCTGGGCAACGGTTTTGCCAGCGGCACCGTCGCGCTGGATCTGGACTGGGGCGGCTGGGCCAGCTTCTTTAACGACCCCAAGAGCAGCAAGATTGCTGGCGACGTCGGCATCGTTCGCGCACCTAAAGGCAGCAGCGGCAAACGCACCGGCTGGTCTGGCTCGCATTCGTTCTCTCTGACCAATTCTTGCGACAACCCGAAAGTGGCTGCGGACTTCCTGATGTTCCTGACCAGCCTTGACGCCCAGATGCTCGAAGCCCGCCGCGGCTTGATGCCAACCCGACTGGACGCGCAGCAAGCCGCTGCAGCCGAGTTCAAAGCCAAGAACGAAACCTATCTGCTGGATGTGTTCAACACGTTCTCGGCCGGCATGCGTGAAGACTCGTTCACTCCGCCGCTGATCCCGGAATGGATCGAAGCCTCTAACGTGATCTGGCCTGAATTGCAGAAAGCGATTGTGGGCGACAAGACCAGCAAGCAGGCGCTGGACGATGCAGCCAAGAAGGTTGAAGCGTTGATGGATGACGCCGGGTATTACAAGTGA
- a CDS encoding amidohydrolase family protein, giving the protein MRIDAHQHFWDLSLPGYDWPTPDLGAIYRTFRPIDLQPLLAANHIDGTVLIQTRASVIENLYLTDLAQRYDFVKGVVGWMDLAERDAPIRIAKWAMQPKFKGVRPMLQSMSDDTWILQPKLEPAIRAMIKHNLAFDALILPRHIPHILTLARHYPQLRVVVDHAAKPQIRDGQFQPWADLIAGLADLPNVHCKLSGLATEAAPEWHTETLQPYVKHLLSTFGPSRLIWGSDWPVLRLAGDYASWCSTTDELLAHLTPSEQAAILGENAIAFYRLDIPAMTQTERQHTAP; this is encoded by the coding sequence ATGCGGATCGATGCCCACCAGCACTTTTGGGACTTGTCTTTACCGGGCTACGACTGGCCCACGCCAGATTTGGGCGCGATCTATCGCACCTTCCGCCCGATTGACCTGCAACCACTGCTGGCGGCCAACCATATCGACGGCACCGTGCTGATCCAGACCCGCGCTTCGGTCATCGAAAACCTGTATCTGACCGACCTGGCCCAGCGCTATGACTTTGTTAAAGGCGTGGTCGGCTGGATGGATCTGGCCGAACGCGATGCGCCCATCCGCATCGCTAAATGGGCAATGCAGCCGAAATTCAAAGGTGTACGGCCGATGCTGCAAAGCATGTCAGATGACACCTGGATTCTGCAGCCCAAGCTGGAACCGGCCATCCGCGCCATGATCAAGCACAACCTGGCGTTTGATGCGCTGATTTTGCCGCGCCACATCCCGCACATTCTCACGCTGGCTCGCCACTACCCACAGCTGCGCGTGGTGGTGGATCACGCGGCCAAACCGCAAATCCGCGACGGGCAGTTTCAACCTTGGGCCGATCTGATCGCCGGGCTGGCCGATCTGCCCAATGTGCACTGCAAGTTGTCCGGGCTGGCCACCGAAGCCGCGCCCGAATGGCATACCGAAACACTGCAACCTTATGTGAAGCATCTGCTGTCCACGTTTGGCCCTTCCAGGCTGATCTGGGGCAGCGATTGGCCGGTGTTGCGGCTGGCGGGCGATTACGCCAGCTGGTGCAGCACCACGGATGAGCTGCTCGCGCACCTGACGCCCTCAGAGCAAGCAGCCATTCTCGGCGAGAACGCCATCGCCTTTTACCGGTTGGATATTCCTGCAATGACACAAACGGAACGTCAACACACAGCTCCGTGA
- a CDS encoding aldo/keto reductase: MKITDQRALGRSALKVTALGLGGAPLAGLYRDVSDEEAFAAINGAWDAGLRYFDTAPYYGYTKSEHRFGQMLRQRPRDQFVLSTKVGRLLKPGKAVSDENGWVNPLPFLPHYDYSYSGVMRSFEDSQQRLGMDRIDILLVHDIGRDTHGDQHDHYFAQLTAGGGLQALDELRSGGQIAAVGLGVNEWQVVHDVMQVFDLDCCLLAGRYTLLEQQTLSPFLDDCVARGVGIILGGPFNSGVLTGNRKYNYTDAPAAVLARVDALQSVCDEYAVPLPAAALQFPLAHPAVATCIPGGKTLAQLQQNCAWFEQAIPGEFWTVLKASGLIAAAAPVPGGA; the protein is encoded by the coding sequence ATGAAGATCACCGACCAACGCGCGCTTGGCCGTAGCGCCCTGAAGGTGACTGCCCTTGGCTTGGGTGGTGCGCCGCTGGCAGGGCTGTATCGTGATGTGAGCGACGAAGAAGCGTTCGCCGCCATCAACGGCGCGTGGGATGCCGGTTTGCGTTACTTCGATACAGCGCCCTACTACGGTTATACGAAATCCGAACATCGTTTTGGCCAGATGCTGCGCCAGCGCCCGCGTGACCAGTTTGTGCTCTCAACCAAAGTCGGCCGTTTACTGAAGCCTGGCAAAGCGGTGAGTGACGAAAACGGCTGGGTGAATCCGCTGCCGTTCTTGCCCCATTACGATTATTCCTACAGCGGCGTGATGCGCTCGTTTGAAGACAGCCAGCAACGCCTGGGCATGGATCGCATCGACATTCTGCTGGTGCACGACATTGGCCGCGATACCCACGGTGACCAGCACGATCATTACTTCGCGCAACTGACTGCCGGTGGGGGTTTGCAGGCGCTGGATGAATTGCGCAGCGGCGGTCAGATTGCCGCAGTCGGGCTGGGCGTGAACGAGTGGCAAGTGGTGCACGACGTGATGCAGGTATTTGATCTGGATTGCTGCCTGCTGGCGGGCCGTTACACCTTGCTCGAACAACAAACGCTGTCGCCGTTTCTGGATGACTGTGTGGCGCGCGGCGTGGGGATCATCCTCGGTGGGCCATTCAACTCGGGCGTGCTCACCGGCAACCGCAAATACAACTACACCGATGCGCCTGCAGCTGTACTCGCTCGCGTCGATGCGCTGCAAAGCGTGTGCGATGAATATGCCGTGCCGCTGCCCGCTGCCGCGCTGCAGTTTCCGCTGGCCCACCCAGCGGTGGCGACTTGTATTCCCGGCGGCAAAACCCTGGCGCAATTGCAGCAGAACTGTGCCTGGTTTGAACAAGCCATTCCTGGCGAATTCTGGACCGTACTCAAAGCAAGTGGTTTGATCGCCGCCGCTGCGCCAGTGCCAGGGGGAGCGTAA